cccgtcaggaagtccagtacccagttgcacagggcggggtcgagacccagggtctcgagcttgatgacgagcttggagggtactatggtgttgaatgccgagctgtagtcgatgaacagcattctcacataggtattcctcttgtccagatgggttagggcagtgtgcagtgtggttgagattgcatcgtctgtggacctatttgggcggtaagcaaattggagtgggtctagggtgtcaggtagggtggaggtgatatggtccttgactagtctctcaaagcacttcatgatgacggatgtgagtgctacgggcggtagtcgtttagctcagttaccttagctttcttgggaacaggaacaatggtggccctcttgaagcatgtgggaacagcagactggtgtagggattgattgaatatgtccgtaaacacaccggccagctggtctgcgcatgctctgagggcgcggctggggatgccgtctgggcctgcagccttgcgagggttaacacgtttaaatgtcttactcactttggctgcagtgaaggagagaccgcatgttttcgttgcaggccgtgtcagtggcactgtattgtcctcaaagcgggcaaaaaagttatttagtctgcctgggagcaagacatcctggtccgtgactgggctgggtttcttcctgtagtccgtgattgactgtagaccctgccacatgcctcttgtgtctgagccgttgaattgagattctactttgtctctgtactggcgcttagcttgtttgatagccttgcggagggaatagctgcactgtttgtattcagtcatgttaccagacaccttgccctgattaaaagcagtggttcgcgccttcagtttcacacgaatgctgccatcaatccacggtttctggttagggaatgttttaatcgttgctatgggaactacatcttcaacgcacgttctaatgaactcgcacaccgaatcagcatattcgtcaatgaacggttaaataaaggtgaaaaaaataaataaaaaaatccagcgatcatacactgtttaccagggggcagggcaaccgacgttaaggctaatctgaagatggtgctggctaaagctaaaactggcgagtatagcgatattgttatccacgtcggcaccaacgatgttaggatgaaacagtcagagatcaccaccaacatagcttcagcgtgtaaatcagctagaaagatgtgtcggcatcgagtaattgtctctggccccctcccagttagggggagtgatgagctctacagcagagtctcacaactcaatcgctggttgaaaactggtttctgcccctcccaaaagatagaatttgtagataattggccctctttctgggactcacccacaaacaggaccaagcctgacctgcgtaggagtgacggactccatcctagctggaggggtgctctcatcttatctaccaacatagacagggctctaactcctccagctccacaatgaaatagggtgcaggccaggcagcagccagtctgccactagcacagtcagtgtagtcagctcagctatctccattgagaccgtgtctgtgcctcgacctaggttgggcaaaattaaacatggcggtgttcgccttagcaatctcactaggataaagacctcctccattcctgtcattattgaaagagatcatgatacctcacatctcaaaatagggctacttaatgtcagatcccttacttcaaaggcaattatagtcaatgaactgatcataatcttgatgtgattggcctgactgaaacatggctttagcctgatgaatttactgtgttaaatgaggcttcccctcctggctacactagtgaccatatcccccgtgcctCCCGCGGAGGTGTTGCAAACAAtttaaatttacaaaaaaaaagacgttttcgtcttttgagcttctagtcatgaaatctatgtagcctactcaatcacttcttttagctactgtttacaggcctcctgggccatatacagcgttcctcttgagttccctgaattcctatcggaccatGTAGTCAttgcagataatattcacatttttggtgactttaatattcacatggaaaagtccacagacccactccaaaaggctttcggagccatcatcgactcagtgggttttgtccaacatgtctctggacctactcactgtcacagtcatactctggacctagttttgtcccatggaataaatgttgtggatcttaatgtttttcctcataatcctggactatcggaccaccattttattacgtttgcaattgcaacaaataatctgctcagaccccaaccaaggaacatcaaaagtcgacCTATAAGTTCACAGAcgacacaaagattccttgatgtccttccagactccctctgtctacccaaggacgccagaggacaaaaattagttaaccacctaactgaggaactcaatttaaccttgcgcaataccctagatgcagttgcacccctaaaaactaaaaccatttctcataagaaactagctccctggtatacagaaaatacccgagctctgaagcaagcttccagaaaattggaacggaaatgtcgccacaccaaactggaagtcttccgactagcttggaaagacagtaccgtgcagtatcgaagagcccttgctgctgctcgatcatcctatttttccaacttaattgaggaaaataagaacaatccgaaattagtttttgatactgtcgcaaagctaactaaaaagcagcattccccaaaagaggatggctttcacctcagcagtaataaattcatgaacttctttgaggaaaagatgattattagaaagcaaattacggattcctctttaaatctgcgtattccttcaaagctcagttgtcctgagtctgcacaactctgccaggacctaggatcaagagagacactcaagtgttttagtactatatcccttgacgcaatgatgaaaataatcatggcctctaaaccttcaagctccatactggaccctattccaactaaactactgaaagagctgcttcctgtgcttggccctcctatgttgaacataataaacggctctctatccaccggatgtgtaccaaactcactaaaagtggcagtaataaagcctctcttgaaaaagccaaaaccttgacccagaaaatataaaaaactatcggcctatatcgaatcttccattcctctcaacatttttagaaaaggctgttgcgcagcaactcactgccttcctgaagacaaacaatgtatacggaatgcttcagtctggttttagaccccatcatagcactgagactgcacttgtgaaggtggtaaatgaccttttaatggcatcagaccggggctctgcatctgttctcgtgctcctagaccttagtgctgcttttgataccatcgatcaccacattcttttggagagattggaaactcaaattggtctatacggacaagttctggcctggtttagatcttatctgtcggaaagatatcagtttgtctctctgaATTGTTTGTCCTCTtccactaaataaacttcagttagtgctaaataggatcctgactagaaccaaaaaaatatatcaaattactccagtgctagcctccctacactggcttcctgtcaaggcaagggctgatttcaaggttttactgctaacctacaaagcattacatgggcttgctcctacctatctctctgatttggtccggATAAAGCCTAAATACACTAGAACCTACATATTACGCTACGCTACACTGGGTCACAAGGCTGATttcaggcctcctaattgtccctatctctctgattttctaagcaaacagctggaggcaggccTCCTAAGGGCTTTCTCAAACAGCTGGAGAgggctccatttttatggaatggtctgcctacccatgtgagagacgcaaactcggtctcaacctttaagtctttactgaagactcatctcttcagtgggtcatatgatggtgtgtagtctggcccaggagtgtgaaggtgaacggaaaggctctggagcaacgaaccgcccttgctgtctctgcctggccggctcccctctttccactgggattctctgcctctaaccctattaacaggggctgagtcactggcttactagggctctttcataccgtgcctaggaggggtgcgtcacttgagtgggttgagtcactgatgtgatcttcctgtctgggttggcgccccccccttgggttgtgccgtggcggagatctttgtgggctatactcgggccttgtctcaggatggtaagttggtggttgaagatatccctctagtggtgtgggggctgtgctttggcaaagtgggtggggttatatccttactgtttggccctgtccgggggtgtcatcggatggggccacagtgtctcctgacccctcctgtctcagcctccagtatttatgctgcagtagtttatgtgtcgggggcaaGGGTCagttgttatatctggagtacttctcctgtcctatccggtgtcctgtgtgaatttaagtatgctctctctaattctctctttctctctttctttctctctctcggaggacctgagccctaggaccatgcttcaggactacctggcatgatgactccttgctgtccccagtccacctggctgtgctgctgctccagtttcaactgttctgcctgtgattattattatttgaccatgctggtaatttatgaacatttgaacatcttggccatgttctgttataatctccacacggcacagccagaagaggactggccaccccacatagcctggttcctctctaggtttcttcccaggttttggcctttctagggagtttttcctagccaccgtgcttctacacctgcattgcttgctgtttggggttttaggctgggtttctgtacagcactttgagatatcagctgatgtacgaagggctatataaatacatttgatttgattttgatttgacatgatGTGGAATGGGTTCTAGTTCATTTTAACTTGATGGTTGTGGAACTGAGTGTTTGGGGTTGGTACATATGAGGATGTTGCTAGAATCGGGGTTAATGGTGTCAGTGCTAACTAATATCACGGTTGACAACTTGCATTTAAATTACTCTGCTGGGTGTCTACTAGTCTTCTCTCCTAACTGACTTGGTTTCCTATTAGTGAATGCTTACATGTAAAACCAGCTCTCGTCGCTCATACAGGTGCCCCTACTCTCCTAACCTCCCCTCAGTAACTAACGAAGGCACAAAATGATGACATAAATATCACAAGAAAGAATACATTAATGAATCATTTACTTTCTAGAGGCCAAAGGACAGGTAGGTTTAATAATGTAATATGTCCCATCAAAAAGTCCTGTTGCTTACATAccagcatcctaaatggcactgcttttgaccagaaccctatggaccctgttcaacagtagtgtactattcAGTATAGGGTTCCTTTTTGGGATGCATTAAATCTTTACAATTACCCATCAGAGCAAATGCTACCATTTTTTTATTCCCACAGAGCTTAAGACATGAAtgattttattaaaatatttGTTCATACAAAATGTATGATTTCCCCTCCTCCCACGTGGATTACAGACAAGAGGCTAGGTGTGTTCTGACTGTCTTAGTGTGCGGATAAACATGACAATCACTCTCATGAAACTTAAATGAAACATCACTCCTTATGTCTTTTCTCAGAACAAACACTCAGCCCAATTTCTACAGTCAAAACTGGTTTTGAAAATGCTTCTTCCACATCTTTTGGTCCCTGTCTGTTTTGCTCTCAGTGAAGTGCTACTATCCCCTTGGACTACAGGTTATTGCCGTCATAAGGTGTGCGTCTGTCTGTTGGCCGGACACTTTCTACCGTTTAGGACCTTTGTGGGTAAAGGTAAAGATGGGGTATAGCAGCAGCAGTTCCTCTGAAGTCCAGTATCTGCTGGAAGGGAACCTGGTGGTACGAGAGGATGAGTGTGGGCCTGTTGTgcctccccctatccctccctcttctctctctctgtctgagggacTCTTAAGGTTCCTGTGCGGACTGTCTCGGTTCGTGCCCTCCTGAAGCTGGCTGTGGTGATTTAAGACACgctatgtttatgtgtgtatttgtttgtggcCTCTGGCCCACTTCGCCGTCCCTCTGTCCAGTACATACCGTTGTAGCAGGCCCAGTGTAGTGGCGTGTAGCCCTGGTTGTCTGTGATGACGGGGAGGGTCCACACTGACTGGGCGGTGTGTAGGAGCCACCCCAGCACCCCGATGTGTCCGGACGCCGCCACCAGGTGGACATGGCTCCGCCCCTTACCTTCCCGAACCAGGAAGCTGGCGTtgtgcctccccctctctttctgtgtgtgagcGCGTACAGCCAACGCTCCTCACAACCCTTCTGTGTAGAGCTGTTCTGTGCCATTTGTCTTTGGCTTCTACGCTGGCTCCCTTGTTGAACAGTGAGTACACACAGTCTGTGTATCCGCTCAGCACCGACAACAGGTCATATTACAAACTGGTAATAACCAGGCTGTAATAAACAGAGAGGATAAACAGAGAGGATATGAGCAGATTGCTGGACGACTATAACCTTCACATGAACAGACAGATTTCTAGAACAGTGTTGGTAGATGACATCCTCATGATGTTAACACAGCGGATAATAAAGAATTTTGGGGCTGAGGCCATCGAAGCCTGTCACCTGCTAGCTGTGTACCTGGCTCTGGATAGAAGTCTCCCTGtgcactgatctaggatcagcttaccctcccTAGATCCTCAATCATTAGTGGAGAACATGACAACaaatgaccttagatcagtgtctagtGGGCATTTTCACACGATACCATGTAACATCCCTAGAGTGGACATTGTCGTCCTAGCAACATGACCAAACAAATGGCCATCTTGGTCAGGAAAACTTTTTAATTACAGAAGCTCTATGTGATATCCTTATGTCTACCTGCAGCGTGGATGGGGGTCCTCTTCAGAGTGAAGTCTTTAACCAGGATGGAGGCTTCCTGGTTGATGAGGACGTCAACACACTCCACATGCTTTTTAAGGCAGCCAGGTCCAGAGGGGTGCGCCCCTGGCTGTCCCTCACGTCTAGATCCAGCAGAGACTGAACCAGGACCTCCATAGCATAGTGGGGACTGTGGTACGCCTGaagagaaacacaaacacagactcaggcaAAGTCCAGTGCTACGCCTGAATAGATATTCACTCTTAATATAATCACTGTCCTAGAGTAGACCAGTGGTACGCCTGAACAGAAATACAGTGCTAGACCTCTAAAGTAGACCAGAGTCTTTCAATCGGGAGCCCATTTTTGCTCCCGCCCAGCATCAACATCGGAGGTTCCTGCCAAGCGTGGGATTGAGAAACAAACACTCTACTTCTCCTCTGAGGTTGATTAACTCAAATGGCAAAATATGgaaatcatcctcatcatcactgTGTAGAATATGCATGTATTTTACACTAATCAGGAATAGATCGGAATATggtgtgtgagtctgtctggaCAGTCAACTTCCTGTGGAAAATCTACACCATGCTTGCATCCcagatagcaccctattccctatgtagtgaactacttttgatcagggcctatAAGGATCTGGTCAACcgtagtgtactaaatagggaatagggtgccatttgtcatATGGAGACCACTACAGGAGCAGGTAGGCTTTACTCACAGTGAGGTGTAGAGGGCTGATGGGAGCTCTGACATCAGAGTCGTTCAGGATGTCTGTCCCTGAGGTTTCAATTAGTCAAGGAAAGAGAAGACCGGCCAGTTCAGACTTGGAAAAAGAACATCAAGAGTGACGATGCGTCCACGACAAACATGCAGCCACACCTTAAAACCTactgttgggttctgagaatatgaaatatactaattcatgtcactgagggagagagcttaatgtataacgtttacattatgtcaggctatgttattgttagccatcaggcATCCTATGGGTGGGATCCTCTGGGAtgagaagagacacagtctggtaCCAATCACCATGTCAGccttgagttggggaggagtgagcactttggggtaGCGGTCAGAgtttttactctgagaattagaacctaacagttgGCACTGCGAGCAGGGTTCACCGCGATTTGCAGTCGAACTAGAGATTCCGAATCAGTGAAACAGAAACAAGGTAGGCACAGTTCCTACACCCGTTATCACTAATTCTGGCATCTTGGGGAGATGAGAGTCGTAGGCTGAACCAATTATAGGGTACAAACCTAGAAAGCCTGAGCTTATTCAGTAGTCCCATTGTATTACGACCGGTCGTAGCTTTGTGGTATATGGTAAGTCCCGGGAGGTAAACCCAAACCTGTAGAGGGTAACTCCTAGGGGGTAAATCCCGAGTAGGTTGGTTCCTGCTAGTACTATAAGAATAGGGTGAGTCCCGGAAGGTAAGCCCGAGCAGGCAGGTACCTGCAAAGGGTAAGTCCTAGGGGGTAAGACCCGGGTGGGGTTGGTTACCTGCTATACCTGTAACGAGAGGGTGAAAGTCTCAGCCGCAGTGGCCATGCGGCAGTAGAGTGGGTGTGGATGGATAAAGTGACATGCTTGTGTACTAGGATAAAATGTTGCCATTCAGGGTTAGAAGAAAAGCAATAAGATACTCGAACGCTGTTGGATTTGGGTGTATTAGCAGTAGCAATAAAGAGAGGTTGGTTTTATGCCCTGTTGGGGTGGGGAACCATGACAGATTAtgtggaaataggaagacaaGTGTGAATCATTTTGGTAATGTGTGTTATCAACAACAGTGATATTTGAACAGATTGGAGATGACTATCCATAACAATAAAATCCTTCATACAGTGAGGTTAGGTTACCATGCTTGTCCTGCCCCACAGCTGTAGACACAGCCTTCTCCAGGTCCTCAGACACTAGCTGGAGATCCATTACAGGATGTCTGTCACCTCACTAAGCCCCTATTGCAGGTTAGGGGTCACATCCACTTGAATGTCCTTCATATGACGAACCTCCTACAGAGCAAATGAGGAAAACATGATATAGTAGGATTTATGTTAGTAGCAATAGAATATGGGAATTTTATCTCAACGCTGCCTACAGCTaacatatttatttatgtatgtgatctatgtaaataaataaatatatcacagctgtaaaactgtgaaggactatAGGTGGAGGCCTACCCATTTCCCAGGAGCATTGTAAAACCTAAAATAATTAGGCCTACTTCTTTCTACTGCTGATCTGAGACCATTAGGGTTAATCATTACAGATATAAATGcaatatatggagtagaaaagaTTGCCTGCCCACCAACTTGATAAGAATCAACATATGTTCTACATGGtctatttctatctgaacgtaaCAACTCAATCAAGCTTGTTAATTGATCGTTAAGCCATGTTTGTCAGGTAAACGGTCATTAGTGGCCTATATAAGCCTCATACAGGCCATGGGAAGACATTACCTGTTGATAACACAGACTATTTTCATGATCATGGGAGGTGTGAGAGAATTGCTGCTCGTTGTGATGACTGTGGGGGTTGTCAAAGGTTGGTTCACTAATGTTTAAGGGATTTGTTTGGTAAATATGCTTAACTTTATAAGTTGGGTATTAATATTTGACTGTCTGTATCTTCCGCGTTGGTCATCTTTTATTCTTCACTGCTATTAATATGTAGCTATTTTGTGTGAACTCAACTTCTGTCAACACTTTCTCCTCAGTTTCTTGTTACCCTGTTGGAAAGTCCCAGAAGCAAGATCAAGTCTCTCTGCAGAGGAGACTTGGAGGTAAGTGTTTCTTTCCACAACCCTGCTAGCTATGTTCTTTGTCACTGTCTATGGTGCTGCTGTGTTTGACACTCATTCAACAGCATAGAGTAACTCAGTCTAAATAATGTTGTCAAACCTTTTGCTTGTGTACCTTAACCTACCCTTTTCAGAGCTGTCATCAAATGACGTCTCCATTGTGCATGCCCTGGCCTTGCTCCGATCCATAGGGTCTGACGCTAAACAAGCCAGAGAAGGTACGGCTTGAAACATATACTTTAAAACTGTTGGGTTCATGTTGCTCAAAATTCGATTAGCAATTTGGCCCAGACCGTGTAGCACAGATGTGTTGCTGTAGAATACCCAACTGTTCCTTTTGTTTTTTCTCAAGAGTATTTAGAGACCAATGAAGTAGAATCCCAAGCTTCTCCAAACCATGGTAGCTCTCCGGCAAATGATGCCCTGTCCTCTGAGGAGAAGCTGAGGCGCATGTCCTctgacgacgccacctctgaagctgccaccggcccgtctggcgacgacgccacctctgaagctgccaccggcgaCGACGCCACTCTGGCGCTGCCACGCCCacccacctctgaagctgccaccgccACCCCGCtgctggcgacgacgccacctcctGCCACGCCACCTCTGGCTGCcaccgtctggcgacgacgccacctctgaagctgccacctcCCGCCTGGCTGCCaccgacgccacctctgaagctgccaccggcccgtctggcgacgacgccacctctgaagctgccaccggcccgtctggcgacgacgccacctctgaagctgccaccggccctcTGAACGACGCCACCTcgcgccacctctgaagctgccaccggcccgtctggcggcCGACGCCACCTCTGGCTGccacgacgccacctctgaagctgccaccggacgccacccgtctggcgacgacgccacctctgaagctgccaccggcccgtctggcgacgacgccacctctgaagctgccaccggcccgtctggcgacgacgccacctctgaagctgccaccggcccgtctggcgacgacgccacctctgaagctgccaccggcccgtctggcgacgacgccacctctgaagctgccaccggcccgtctggccgacgccacctctgaagctgccaccggcccgtctggcgacgccacctctgaagcctGGTCTggcgacgccacctctgaagctgccacctctgaagctgccaccggcccgtctggcgacgacgccacctctgaagctgccaccggcccgtctggcgacgacgccacctctgaagctgccaccggcccgtctggcgacgacgccacctctgaagcgccacctctgaagctgccacccggcccctggcgacgacgccacctctgaagctgccaccggcccgtctggcgacgacgccacctctctggcgacgacgccacctctgaagctgccacctctggcgacgacgccacctctgaagctgccaccggcccctggcgacgacgccacctctgaagctctggcgacgacgccacctctgaagctgccaccggcccgtctggcgacgacgccacctctgaagctgccaccgccCGTCTggcgacgccacctctgaagctgccaccctCTGGcgcgacgccacctctgaagctgcggcccgtctggcgacgacgccacctctgaagctgccaccggcccgtctggcgacgacgccacctctgaagctgccaccctggcgacgacgccacctctgaagctgccaccggcccgtctggcgacgacgccacctctgaagctgccaccggcccgtctggcgacgacgccacctctgaagccaCCTCTGCCCCTggcgacgccacctctgaagctgccaccggcccgtctggcgacgacgccacctctgaagctgccaccggccctctggcgacgacgccacctctgaagctgccacccccGCCACCTCTGGctgacgacgccacctctgaagctgccaccgacgccacctctgaagctgccaccggcccgtctggcgacgacgccacctctgaagctgccaccggcccgtctggcgacgacgccacctctgaagctgccaccggcccgtctggcgacgacgccaccttgAAGctgctgccaccggcccgtctggcgacgacgccacctctgaagctgccaccgccCCCGTCTggcgacgccacctctgaagctgccaccggccctcTGACGCGCCACCtcgctgccaccggcccgtctggcgacgacgccacctctgaagctgccaccggcccgtctctggcgacgcca
This genomic stretch from Oncorhynchus tshawytscha isolate Ot180627B unplaced genomic scaffold, Otsh_v2.0 Un_contig_4572_pilon_pilon, whole genome shotgun sequence harbors:
- the LOC121845959 gene encoding serine/threonine-protein phosphatase 6 regulatory ankyrin repeat subunit A-like, encoding MDLQLVSEDLEKAVSTAVGQDKHGTDILNDSDVRAPISPLHLTAYHSPHYAMEVLVQSLLDLDVRDSQGRTPLDLAALKSMWSVLTSSSTRKPPSWLKTSL